A single window of Vibrio sp. HB236076 DNA harbors:
- a CDS encoding response regulator transcription factor translates to MDNHIRVVIVDDHQVVLEGFISRLKQEPQIEVVGSASNGFEALEVVKMLQPDVVLMDVSMPVMNGIDATRQIKHECPEVKVLMLTMHDNREYIMEVMQAGAVGYMLKEICATRMIQAIETVYQGSTYFCESVTQTLFSQQIAPNTKKPNPLSRREEAILALVAQGHSSKKIASLLNISARTVETHRQNIKHKLDIHSTAEMAKYALENGLID, encoded by the coding sequence ATGGATAATCATATTCGCGTGGTGATTGTCGACGATCATCAAGTCGTCTTAGAAGGGTTTATCTCGCGTTTAAAACAAGAGCCACAAATCGAGGTGGTCGGTTCGGCGAGCAATGGCTTTGAGGCACTCGAAGTCGTCAAAATGCTCCAACCCGATGTGGTCCTGATGGATGTGAGTATGCCGGTGATGAACGGCATTGATGCCACCAGGCAGATCAAACACGAATGCCCAGAAGTCAAAGTATTGATGCTGACCATGCACGATAACCGAGAGTACATCATGGAGGTGATGCAAGCGGGCGCGGTGGGCTACATGTTAAAAGAAATTTGCGCCACGCGTATGATCCAAGCCATCGAAACCGTCTATCAAGGCTCAACGTATTTTTGTGAGTCGGTCACGCAAACCTTGTTTTCACAACAGATTGCACCCAATACCAAAAAACCCAACCCGCTAAGTCGGCGCGAAGAAGCCATTTTAGCGCTAGTCGCCCAAGGACACAGCAGTAAAAAAATAGCGTCTTTACTCAATATTAGTGCGCGGACCGTCGAAACGCATCGGCAAAATATTAAACACAAGCTCGACATTCACAGTACCGCTGAAATGGCCAAATACGCATTAGAAAATGGGCTAATTGACTAG
- a CDS encoding cache domain-containing protein encodes MPLQAKLIFLSLVPLLLVTVITSWISIHQAKTLGAQEIQSFEQGLIRSKESALKDSVDLALDAIGHIYHDKSLPQDLAQQRVKHILNHLRYGKENDGYFFVYDINGINVVHPVQSELIGQDLLHIQDESGNYVIMRLLEQAQAGGGFHRYLWQKPSTGEEVPKLSYAAWLDEWQWMVGTGLYVEDITQEVAKLRSEVDKNIETTFFSVIVIMVITVAVIVVITLAVNLHEHRLADKSLKELAHKTVMFQEDEKKQLARELHDGINQLLVSSKCHLDLMQTERSETQRQQHLQQSQRALLTAINEVRHISHQLRPSALDDIGLNAALKTLLQDFQLHAQIGVETSLCHPATKLSSEVATTLYRIAQESLTNIEKHAHADLVTVILQQMGAMMQLIIRDNGRGFDVSSAMRKSGIGLRNMRERVEFIGGEIEIESEPGFGTEITVLLTLEGNHYG; translated from the coding sequence ATGCCACTGCAAGCCAAGTTGATTTTTTTGAGTCTGGTTCCGCTTTTACTCGTTACTGTCATCACGAGTTGGATTTCTATTCATCAAGCCAAAACCCTCGGCGCACAAGAAATTCAAAGCTTTGAACAAGGGCTCATTCGCTCAAAAGAATCGGCTTTAAAAGACAGTGTTGACCTTGCCCTAGATGCGATTGGCCATATTTACCACGACAAAAGTTTGCCGCAAGATCTCGCTCAGCAAAGGGTAAAACACATTCTCAATCACCTGCGTTACGGCAAAGAAAACGATGGCTATTTTTTTGTTTACGATATCAATGGCATTAACGTGGTTCATCCGGTTCAGTCAGAATTAATCGGTCAAGATCTCCTCCATATTCAAGATGAAAGTGGCAATTACGTCATCATGAGGTTATTAGAGCAAGCTCAAGCCGGCGGCGGCTTTCATCGTTATTTATGGCAAAAACCCTCTACGGGTGAAGAAGTTCCAAAACTGAGCTATGCCGCTTGGTTAGATGAATGGCAATGGATGGTAGGAACGGGGCTTTATGTCGAAGACATCACACAAGAGGTGGCCAAACTGCGCTCAGAAGTTGATAAAAACATCGAAACTACCTTCTTTTCTGTGATTGTCATTATGGTCATCACCGTGGCGGTGATTGTGGTTATCACCCTTGCTGTCAACCTTCACGAGCACCGACTAGCGGATAAAAGCCTTAAAGAACTTGCGCATAAAACCGTTATGTTTCAAGAGGATGAAAAGAAACAACTGGCAAGGGAATTACACGATGGCATCAACCAATTATTAGTTTCAAGCAAATGTCATCTCGATTTAATGCAGACAGAGCGAAGCGAAACACAACGCCAACAACACTTGCAACAATCGCAACGCGCGTTGTTAACCGCGATCAATGAAGTTCGGCATATTTCTCATCAACTGCGACCAAGCGCATTGGATGATATTGGCTTGAATGCCGCTTTAAAAACCTTGTTACAAGATTTTCAACTCCACGCGCAGATTGGCGTCGAAACCTCGCTTTGCCACCCTGCGACCAAGTTATCATCAGAAGTCGCCACAACCTTATATCGCATTGCTCAAGAGTCTTTGACCAATATCGAAAAACACGCCCATGCGGATTTAGTCACCGTGATCTTACAGCAAATGGGCGCGATGATGCAGTTGATCATTCGCGATAACGGCCGCGGTTTTGACGTCAGCAGTGCCATGCGAAAAAGCGGTATCGGACTGAGGAATATGCGCGAGCGAGTTGAATTTATTGGCGGTGAAATTGAAATTGAAAGCGAGCCTGGGTTCGGAACTGAAATCACGGTATTGCTCACCTTAGAAGGAAACCATTATGGATAA